The window TCGCTACATCGGCTTTCTCAACTATTAGGTCGACCCCCACCGCCCGCACCCCGCGCTGGTAGAAGAGCGCACATGCCGTAGCGAGGATTCGTTCCTTCACCGCTTGGGCTGGCGCTTCTACTTTTTTCGTCATCCTTGACACTCGTCCTCCGGGTAGTTCCTAAGTCGACAGCATACAGACCTGTACGTTAAAAATACAACAGACAGGTCTGTATTATAGGGGAAAGATGCTGCGACCAAATCAGAGCTCCGTTCCACAGCGTGTTGCCATTTTCGGAGCTTCCGGCCACACAGGCCGCTTCGCGGTTGCGGAACTCCTTCATCGCGGAATTACGCCCATCGCCGTTGGACGCAATCTCGCTGCACTCGCAGACGCTGGTTTCCCGCGGAACGAGGTCATCCTGCGTCAGGCGTCTGTCGACGATGCGCCTTCCCTAGACCGCGCATTCGAGGGCGCCAGCGCTGTCATCAACTGCGCCGGACCGTTTCTCGAGACCGCCGACGCGGTGGCCGCGGCCGCCCTGCGATGCGGCATTCACTATCTGGACGTCTCGGCCGAGCAGTCGAGCACACTCGAGACCCTTGAAAATTTTGACAGCGCTGCACGCACTGCGGGGGTTGCAGTGGTTCCTTCTATGAGCTTCTATGGCGGGTTCGCCGATCTGCTGGCCACTGCCGCCATGGGCGACTGGGAATACGCTGACACGATCGACGTGATGATCGGTCTCGATAGCTGGCATCCCACGCGTGGCACTCGCATCACTGGCGCGAAGAACACGGCAGAACGCCTCGCCGTCGCTGACGGAAAACTCGTCGCTGTGTCCTCGCCGCGGTCGGAAAAGGATTGGCTGTTCGAAGACCCGTTCGGCCATCAGGCCATGGTGGAGGTGCCGTTCTCGGAGATTGTCTTGATCTCTCGACATTTAAAGGTGACCGAGCTTCATACCTGGCTCAATCGCCTTGCTCTTGACGACATCCACAACGCTGCAACGCCAGCTCCCAAAGCGGCAGATTATCTCGGCCGCTCGCTGCAACAGTTCGTCGTAGAGGTTGTCTCAGCTCGCGACGGCGACACGCGCAGCATTCGTGCCCGTGGCCGAGACATCTACGCGTTTTCTGCCACGCTGATTTGCGAGGCGGCAGAGCGTTTGCTGGACGGCAGATTTACGACCGCAGGGGCATTGTCTCCAGGAGAGGCGTTCGATTCGAGCGAGCTTCTGTCGGCACTAACCCCGAACCACATCACATTGCAAATGGCATCGACGGCACAGCCTCTTGATCAGTTCTGATAACGCCGTTCTTGTCAGCTGACGATTGCTGACGAGATGCCGACTTGTGAGTACTCATCCGGTTCGGCGAGTGAATCGCCGATTTGGCGCTCATTGCGCAGCAAGGCTCAATCAAGGTGACGAGAACCCTGCTGCATGCCAGCCTCTCCCAAAGAGCAAACTAACGCCGCAACACGATCTTTGCCAAACTGCCGCTGCCAACTTGTCTCTACTGTGTGGATTCGCGTGTCATACAACCGATGTACTTCGAGGCCGCGCGTAGTAAGACGAGCAATCTCCCTGCCGCTGGGGCCACTGGTATGCACGAAGCCATGACGAATGAGCGCAGATACGCCGGGTGAACGGCCAAGGTCCCGCAGTGGCCGTCCCTCAGCGGGCATTTGACGGATGACGCTTGCGCTGAGCGAGAACGCGACCGGCGATAGTTCCTCGTATTGCATGGCAAAGGCGACCAGGGCTTGTGAAACGAGGGCCGAGAGCGGAAGATTCGAAACGGTATCGGTGCCGCTGCGGTAAACCGGTTTCCAATCCACGCCATTCCCGCCGGTGATGCTCGCATCCGCCAGACCATAACTCGCCGGGTAGTGGGGATGTTCCAGGGGGAAAGTCGCCACCAGAGCTTCGAGCGAGGTGCGCAACTGGTTGGATACATCCAGGCCGACTCTGTTTTGCCACATATCCTCAGCGGACTGTTGGACACTTTTCCATCGAACCGCCGCTTCGGAACCGTGGGACGCGAGGCAGACGAGTCCCCCGCTTCGATCGGTTTTCCGTTCCTCTACCCAGCCGCGCCGAACTACGGTAGACATCCTGGTCCGTACAGCGCGCTTCGAAAGACGGAGAACCACCGGCAATTCTCGATCGGTCCTCGCCGGATCGATGGCGCGCAGTAGGTTTGCCCAAAGATCCAATGAGGGAACACCTGGGCTTCCAGCACCTTGCTCAATATAATTACGCTCCAGTCCACGGAGGACGCCGTTGAGCGAAGATGGCAGCGGCGAAGAGTCAGTCACGCGTCGATTGTAAGAGCCAACAGTTGCGGGAGGCAAAAGCCGGACCAAGCTTCTTGATCAACTTGCGAATAGACTCCGCGCGGTTCGGAATCGTTCCAAGACTCCGCACTTCACCTTCTGGCTCCGCGACCGCCACGGCGATCGTCTCAGCATGGACATCCAAACCTAGAAATCGTACCTTCTCCTTCATGACCGGCTCCCTTCCGCTTGTGGCTCTGAACTGTGCGTCCGTGAGGACGATCACAGCCTAACCCACGGTCGGTGCATCGGCGCCGGTCACTCCATACTGACTGTTATCACGAGTCGACGATCCACCTTCCGGTGTGCCCGTTACTTGCTCAGAATCATCTATGATTACGCGACAAGTCAGGCAGCTCTTCCTCAAGGCACCTCTATAAACGCGTGCCCATTGGCCCTGGAACCGCTTCATCACCTAATTTTAAAGTCACTCACAATCAGTCGCGTATCCACTGTCACATGCGGTGAAATTGCGTGATACGCCCATACATGCACCCACGCGTTCCCCGTCCGCCAGGTCAAAAAAGACTTCATCAACCCAGCCGGAATGAACAATAAGTAGACGAACGTCAGCGACAGCGCAGCCGCCAAAATCGAGTCGTACCGCGTGCCTGACTCAAAAATATGCATTGTCGGATAACTCACCGCCCCCAGCAGATAAGCGGTCATCGGCGAAAACAGCTTGAAGTATCTCGGCATCAAGATCGAGTAGATAACAATCATGACCGGCAGATCGGTCCCGAACAGATGGAGCCAAAAGGACAACAGCCCGCCGACAAGTTGTTGATGCCGCGTGAGCTGGAAGATATTCGGTCCCATCATGTCCATCCCCGCGCTGAAGGCAAGCACAACCACGATCACCAGCACGTCACTCTTCAAGTTCGCGGATTTCAAGTTGAGTTGCTGGTTTGAATATCCTCGCATCCGAAACACAACATAGGGAATGAGTGCCAGCAGGATCCCGTTGTAGGCCCCCCATGTATACACCTCAGTTGGTGACTGCACCCGCGTCGCTCCGACCAGCGACCCATTCAGATGCATGGCAATCCCTTCGCCAAACAAGTGCTGCCCGATCAGACGGCCAGCTACCATCACGACCGCGACGTACGCCCACATGGCCAAGGTCTCGCGCCGCGCAATAGAACCTTCCGGAGCGCGCTGTGCCAGATCAGGCACGGGCCGCTTTCGTGTCAGCAGCGCAACCAAGCCGAACATCAGCACTACCAAAACGAGGTATCGCGACGATCCCACAACCAGGCCTCTATAGCTCGGCGTATGTCGAGAAATGAGGAGTCCTGCTCCGCACAGAAGCAGCCATAGGACGATCGCCACGTACAAAGCTCTCTGTCGGATCAACCATACGATTCCGCCGAAACGTTCGCTCATATCCATACTCTACGCTTGATGAGTGCCTCGGCCTGTTATCACCAATTGAGACGAACGAGAGTCGAAGCTCGAGTTATCAATAGTGCGACTCTTCAGGCGCACCTTTATGCGATGAAGTACACCGGCCGATGCGGGATACTCTTCGCTACTTCAATTTTCCGTACTCCGCTTTCGCCTGCTGCAAGATGGGAATATCAGTGTCCGCGTCCTTCCATAGCGTAAGAAAATTCTCATAGGCCGCTTTGGCCTTGGAGAGGTTGCCCTCTAACACATAAGCGCGGCCAAGGCCAAGATGGGCAAGCGCACCGATGGGTTGGTTCAGGACGAGGCCGCGATGGTCAAGGATTTTCTGGAACTCCGCGGCGGCTTCGCTACCCCGATGGGCAGCCAGATAGGCTTCGCCACGCACAAAGACTGGAAACATTGCGGTCCATTCCAAATCAGTAGCTCTCGTCTCCCCAAGCTCATAAGGTGCCGAGGCCGCAAGATTCGAGATGGCGCCGGGAGTATCTCCTTTGTTGAGCGCGAGCCTTCCGCGGACGGTCGGCAGATAGTTGAACTGCACAATCGTGTCTTCCGGAAAACTCTTGTCCAGATCGTCGGCCAGAGTCTTCGCGCGCGCGTCCTCCCTGGCGTAGGCAAACGCGAGCGCAGCAAAATACTGCAGATCCCGACCGGTTGAGAGCTGCATTGCCAAAGTAGCGCGTCGCCGCGCTTCGTCGGTGTTGCCAAACCAGGCTTCTCTCAGCCCGGAGATGCCGGAGTAGACCGCAGGCGCATCTTTCTCTCCAGCGCGTTGGGCGCTATCCATCGCGCGACGGCTGAACTCGCGAGCTTCTCTGAGGTGCCCTGCGTAGGCGGCAGTATCGCCTTCCATACTCAAAATCTTGTGTTCCCACTTCGGTAGAGACTCCGCCCTTATAACGTGTTGGGCCATCGCCGCCGTATCGTTCTGCACGAATGCCAAAAAATACATAGCGGCGTCAATTTCGGAGGTATGTAATTTGCGTTCAAGAGCCTGCGCGTAGATCGCCTTCGCCTCATCGAAGCGATTCAGAGCGGTGTACGCACGAATGCGGAAAGCATAGGCGAGGGCAAAGTCAGGGCGCAGACGAACTCCCTCTGTGGATTCTTCGGCCGCTCTTTCATACTGTCCAACGACCGGCAAAACCGCCGCCGACAGGTAGATGTGCGGCATCTCTGAGCGCGGATAGTCTTGAATCCAGAGATCGCAGGCTTCAATGGCCTTTGGGATGTTGCCGGTGACTCCTTTATGGTAAGTGGCGGTAATCCAATACTTCTCCGCCTCACTGGACCGGTCGCGCAGTTCATAGGCCTTGGTGCGGTAGTCGACAGAGAGACCGGGTTGAAGGTTATCCGTTGCCTGGACGCCCAGGTAGGCGTAAGCGACCGCAAAGTTCGGGTCGAGTTCGACGGCACGTTTGAAAAACGGCGTTGCCGCATCCGGCTCTTTTGTCCTGAGAATGCGCATGCCGGAGCTATAAGCCTTCAGAGCCTGAAGCGAGGGTGTCGTCGCCTCCTCCAAAGGGATATCAAACTTCCGGATCGTGCTGAGAGACTCGCCCAGCTTGTTCCGCATCTCGACGGAGACCTTTCCAAGTGCATTGAGCACATGGTTCTCGTCGCTCGCCTGTGCCTCCGTGCTCGCCAGCGTCTCTCCGCTTTTGCAGTTGACCGCTTTGAGCGTGATCAGATACTGCGTGCCAATCTTGCCGATCAAACCCTCGAGCACCGCGGCGCTCGCCGTCCGTTGGCATACCTCCCGCGCAGTCGCCTGTATCAGCTTTGCATCAGCGGATTGGCCCATCTGGCCGAGGGTCTGCTGGATCTTCTCGTCAGGGATAATGCTAAGGAAGGGTGACTGCTCCAATTGCACGGAGAGCCCCTGCCGCAGCGTGCCGTCAAAGACCGGGTCGCCGGTGGCGTTGGCAAAGTCCGCAAGTACGATCGTGTCCTTGTCCGTTAGCGCGTGTACCGTGTGAGGGAAAAACATCCTGCGGCCAGCAGCCAGTCCAATTCCAATCATCAGGATCGCGGCAACAGCGGCCACCCACCATCGAGCGGCTTTCGTGCCCGTCTTCAAACCCTCCACACTGTCGCGCCTTGTACCCTCGCTCCGTTTCGCTGCTTCTGGTTCTGCGACTTCAGAAGTTGCCTCTACCCTGCGTACTTCAGAGATGAGAAACCGATAGCCTCGCTTTGGAATCGTCTCGATGTATCGGGGATCGTCCGCGTTATCGTCCAACGCCTCCCTCAGCTTGCGAACCGCCACCCGAAGACTGCCGTCGAAATCGACAAACGTATCTCCAGACCAGAGACGGTCTCGAAGCTCCTCGCGGCTGACGACTTGCCCGGGAGTTTCAAGAAGCACGAGGAGGAGCCGGCAGGGTTGCTCCTGCAACCTTATCGGTCTCCCGTTCTTGAGAAGTTCACCCGAGGCGGCGTTTACCTCAAACGGGCCAAATCGATAGACGGTTCCTGGATGGGTTTGCACACCTGGGCACCCCAAGCCGTAGAGCATCGATGAGGAGTCGAGTCTAACACCACGCTAGCCGTGGTTCACAGGGCTTTCCTACTCGCCTGAGAAACATGAAGTTAGCAGTTAACAAAGACTTCATCAAGAGTTCTTTTGACCCTGAGGTCCGCTTGCGTTTTGATGTGCCTGCTGAACCCGGTTGGCCGCCCTTTTGGTTCCGCCGGTTATCTCACTCGAGGTATTACAAAATGCTAAAGCAGAAGGCACAAATCAAATACGTAGCGACTATGGCACTCGTGCTCAGTCTAGGTGTCGCAACCGTCTACGCACAACGTTATCCCGTAAAGATGGCATATTCGGGAACCTCTGGCGCCAGCGCGATCAATCTGCAGCAGCCCGGCACGACTACTGGGGAAGAGAGTTTCGCCGGGAAAGGCGAACTGGGATCCTTTACATTTCTTCTGATAAGCGCCGAGACAACTTCTCCGCAGCAGCCGCCGCCTAGCACCTGCTCTGGCCCAACTAAGCTTTATTTCACAAGGGTGGCCGGCGCCGGCGTATTCCGCTTCCATGATGGCAGTCTCTTGAAGGTAAACCTCACGCAGGGAGCCGATTGCGTAGATCTCGCGGCCAACCATGGCATCTGTACTCTGACTCTTCAGATCACTGGTGGAACTGGCCGTTTCAAAGATGCGTCCGGCATCCTTACCTTAGCCGAAACGAACGTTCCGGTCTTGGCCGACGCTCTAAACAACCCCGTCTTCTTTGCGAGTACGGGCGAGTTTACCGGAGCGGTCTCGGGAGTAGCCAGACAGCAGGACCCCCAAGAGGAGCGGCAATAAGAAGTCATATCCTTGGTCGTTGCGTTCGCTCTGGGCTTAGCGGCCAAGGAGAGACACTTAGTGCAACGGGGGTAAAAGGTCTCGCTAGGATGGTTGCAAGGGTAAGTTTTGAGTGTCGGGATCTCGGTGAGTGATAAATCGCCAATTCACTCATTGAAACCCAGCACGATAAGCGGTTCTTGGCGAACGCGCGCATGGCGGTTGGAGGCGTTGCGGTCTATCCAGCGATAAGCAGGCCGTGGAAGTGACAGAGTATGGGAAGGGTGGAAAGCAATGAAGCCGGCTTCCCACCCTTCCCACACTCTTTGGAAATCCCTTCGGGATTCCCACATTCCCACAACCTCGACGACGGGATATATGTTTTTTGTGCCCGCTCAACTCGAACCATAGCCACCGCAAGCGATTCATCGTAGGTCTTGAGCGGAACGGGAAACGGATGTCCGTCTTTGCCGCCGTGGGCGAACGAAAAGCGTGCTGGGTCGGAGAAGCGAGCCCGTGCTCCGTGAACGACTTCCGCAATCAACGCCAGGGATTGTAACGTTCGCGGCCTAAGCCCCTCGACAAGAAGCAGCGAGGCCAAGTCCCGAAGCTCCTGCTCGTGCGCAACGGCCAAAACTGCGCCTAATCGTTTCAAGTCCACATCTTTGGCTCGAACGTCATGGTGCATCGGCATGACGAGCTTACGGGCCTCATTTAAGAAATTCGCGACCGGCTCCGTCGCGATCGTGAGCAAGGCACTCTGGGCCTTCTGCGCGCGTGGGTCCACCAGGTTCAGTATTTCTCCCTGTGGCTGGCCCACAATGGCCGTATGCGGCGCAGATACGAAATCGCGCACATTTGTCGAGTGCCAGTGATATCGCCGTGCCAAGTGGCTGTCCGGATTCATACCCTGTTGGACGACAGCCCACTCCCCCGACTGAGTTATTACGAAAGAATGCAAATAAAGTTGAAAGCCATCGGCAACCGCGTTGTTGTCAATACGCGCGGTCAATCGACTGGTGCGTGCCAACGCATCACCATCGAGTCCCGTCTTTTGCGAACGCTCGCAACTCATCCGTTGTCCGAACGGAGTGCCGGCCGCGACCGCCGCAGACTATCAAACCAAGTTCCGAGAAACGTGGATTAATTCCTCGCTTCAGTGCACCGAGCACCGAGGTTGTAACACCGGAGGAGTGCCAGTCCATACCCATCACGGCGCCGCATGCTTGGAACCAAAACGGATCGCTTAATCGGGCAAGAAACTCGGAGCGTCCATAGCTCAGGATGACCTGTTCGGCAATCGCAGTCCCCATCTCTGTCATCCGACTGGCAAGCCAAGAAGGCACTCGCCCGCCGTGAAGTGGAAGATCGGCTGTGCCCGAACGCTTCATATCATCCCCTCGCCGTTACTATTTTCGCCCTTTATTCGCTTTATATCAAGTGGCACTGTCTAGAGCGTTGTCTGCAGATCCAATCGCCGTTGCACCCGTTCGCGCAGGTTCTTTGCATCAAAGGGAGCTCGCACTTTCATGTCATTATCAAAGTAAACATAAATATCGCGTGCCGGAATCTTCCTGCACCGTTCCCCGCAAGCGAACCGGCCACTCGGCGCATCGTCTCCTCCTGCCCAAGCAGCGACACGGTCGGCCCAGAGATCAAGTGCTGCATCGCCGTAGCCGCTGGCGTAAAGCTGCTCCGACCCATGTAGCCTGCAATAGACGAAGTCGGTAGTCACGTCCATCAATAAGGGCCACTCCACCGTGTCGGCCACGACCGAGCAAATGCGATGTCGTCGTAGTAGTTGAATGAACTCCGGGACAGCAAAACTCTCGTGCCGAATTTCGACGCAATGCCGGATCTCCTGCTTTGTGGTTCCTCGTTCGACTGTTGTATGCGCCCGGCCATGCAACTTCGGCCCATGTGCGCCTGCGAGTTGAGCTGCTTGCTTCATCGTCCTCGGTAGCATTTTGAAGAAAGTCTCCAGCTTTACTGGATCGAATACAAACTGTGGCGGAAACTGCCATAGCACCGGGCCCAGCTTCTTCCCAAGACGCAGAACCCCTTGTGCGAAAAAGTTCGCAAGAGCTTCTTCAACGTCCAGGAGCTTTTTCATATGCGTGATGAAGCGGGATCCCTTCACCGCGAAGACAAAATCATCTGGCGTCTCTGCGGCCCATTTTGCGAAGTATTCGGGCTTCTGAAGGGAGTGGTGCGTCCCGTTGATCTCAATGGAGTTGAAGTTGTTCGCCGCGAACGTAAGCTCGCTGCGTTGCGGCAGTTTCGGCGGATAGAACACGCCCCGCCAACCAGCATAGCGCCATCCTGAAATACCAATATGAACTTTACCGGCCACTAATATGGTTTCCTTCCACCCGTTGCGGGGAACACTTCCGCGGTGACATAGCTTACATCGTCCCACGGATCGATGCCCATGGCGATTCTCCCTTGGCATGCTGGGATGCGTTCAACACAACAAACGTTCCAGAGTGCATTGTGCAGATACGAAAAGCAATGGGTATCAAGATCACTTACTGGGTTCAAATTGGATCTTCTGACCAAGGGTAGTCTCTATGTTGGAGTAGGTTAAGGCGATAGCCCAGCCAACCGCTCGAACCCATGCGGCCATGTCACGGTTCGGGTGTACTTTGTCTCCTCACCGCCCATACTTCAGGGTACACGGGCCCGAATGGCGTCATCGAGAGAGATATTGTTTTTGTCCAGAATATCTCCAAGGGAACGATCGAGAACAATCCGCGCTTTCATCCAATCGGATCGTGCCGCGACCTCAGTAGCGCGCGCCTGCGCCAGGTATGATTGATCCTGCACGATGTTGAGGTTGGTAGTGGCCCCAACTCCTAGCTTGTCGAGATCAGCCTGAAGTAACTGCTGTTGGTAGTTGCGGCTCTCCACGGCGGCCTTGTAGGCCTGCTGTGCTGTTTCAAGTGCTATGACGGCGTTTTCGATCTCTGCACGAATCTCATTTTCCATTTTGAGACGGCGACTCTCCGCCTCTCGAAGCTGGATTGCGTCGCGTGCTGCGTCGGCCTGCGCGATGCGGTTGCGCAAAGGTAGATTGAGCTGAACCCCGCCCTGATAGATCGTCGAAAGACGAAGTCCTCCTTCAGTGAGGGGACCAGGTACGGTGATCTCTCCCGTGCCGGGCGAGCCCAATATCTGATAGGGCACCAGCGACGATCCACGAGTCTGCGCGTTGGCGTAGATGCTGAGATTCGGCAACACACCATTGCGCGAACCCTTGAGCGAGGCCTCATCTGCCTTGAGCTGAAGTCCAGCCTGTGCGAGATCCGGGCGGTTCGAGAGGGCATCTTTGATGAGCGAAGACACATCGAGCGATGGGGGATCATCGGGAACCGTAATGCGGTCGGTAGGGATGATCTCGGTGAACGACGCCGCGGGGTCGCCGCTGTGTCGGAGTAGCTGCTGGCGGAGGATCGTTTCTTGTTGTCGGTAGAGTGCGCGTGCCTGCACGAGATCGAGCCGGCTTGATCCAAGAAGTGCTCGTGCACGCGTGAGTTCAATGGGTGCGAGAGTGCCGAGTTCCACCTGGCTTGCGTCGTCGTCGTAAAGTTTTTGCGCAGCAGCCAAAGCCTCCTCTTTGACGCCGACGTTCTCACCCAGCGAGACCAGATCGTAGTAAAGCCGCGACGTGCCGTAGACGACCTCCAGCAACTGTTGCAGGAAGACGAGCTGCGTAATCTTTTGGTCCAGAAGGGCTACATGAATAAAACGGAGGTTAACTCCTCGACCCAATCCGCGCAGCAGGGGCTGAGTGATCGTGAAAGAGGTGGACGGCGCATGGAAAGGATCGTACTGTGAGTTGCCTGCGTAGAGCACCTGTGCGGCGTTGCTCACGTTGACGTCGATCTGGGTGCCGGGCCCGAAACCCTCCTGATAGTCGAGCGCTGCACTGACGAAGGAGAGTGGGCCGGTGGTGGAAGAGGTGTCTGTGCCGCTGGTGCTCCCAGTGTCGCTGATCAGCGAGGTTTGGTCAGAGCGACGGATGTAGCCGGCCTGTCCAATGACTGTTGGGTCGAAGAGTGGAAGCGGCGGACCTGGCGAGTAGGTATAGGTTCCGTTCGCGGAGAGATTTTGTTGCGTAGTGTTGCCCGCCTGCGTGACCTGCGAGAGATCCTCAACGTTGACGTTCAAAGGCGAGCCGCCGGTCTGGGCCGTTGAGGTGATCAGTAGCGGCACGGAGGTCTCGCCTACGCCTGCGGGTGATTGCTCGATATTGAGATCGACACCACGCAGAGAGCCACCGCCGCGCGCACGTAGCACATCGGTGTCTGCAATGAAGAGGTTGTAGCGGCTCACCTCGACGTCGAGGTTATTCTCGATGGACAACGCAATGGCGTCGTGAAGCGACAGATACAGCCGTCCATCGCGGAGACTGGTCTGGACGCGACCTGTTGTCCCCGTTGGCAAAGGAGCCATGGTGGCTTGGCGATACGAGCCGATGAGGTTGAGCACGCGCAAATTAGGAAGGTGAAGCGCTTCCGCATCGGGCCTGGTCTTTGTGTCCGCTGCGCGTCGGATGGCGGGAGACGGGGCGTCCGGCGTAGCCGGTTGCGGGCCCATCGGTCTGATCTGGCGCGTGTCCATCGATGTGCGGTTCGGCGCAGTCTGAGGAACGTTTGCCGGCACTATCGGATTCTCCGCTGCAGGAGGAACCTTGTGGCCTGGAGCGTCCTGAACATTCTGCCCGGGGTTGAGCATAGGTGTCTGGGCCAGTGCCGGAAGCATCGTGGCAGATAGCATCCATGCGAGCGGAATTTTAAAGATCATTGCGAACTCCCGCTCCCCTTCTGGATCTTCTGTTCCTTGCCTCCAGGAGTCTGCTTGCTCTGCTGCTTCTGCGGGCTTCCCTTTTGGGTGGTGCTCTCCGTCGCGGAGTTGACGATACTCTGATCACCGTACTGATCGGGTCCCGAGTTGGGGACCTGGTTGGTCTGCTGTCCGCCTCCGCGCTGCTGTTGCGCTGCCGTTTCATCAACCTTAGGTCGAACACTTACGCCTTGCTGGACGAAGTCGGTCACCGACGTAACGATCCACTCGCCCTCCTTCAGGCCGGAAAGAATCTCGACCTGAGGTCCGTAGTCGCGTCCAATCTCAACTTGTTTCATTTGAATCTTCTGGTCGTGAACCGTCGCTACCGAAGTACGATCGTTGCGGACGACGACGGCGTCTCCGGGGATGACAATTGGCGATATGCCCGTCACCTCTACGAAGCTGACAAGCGCGTACATGCCGGGATAGAGCGAACCGTCACGATTGTCAACATCGACCTCGACCAACATCGTTCGTGTGTTGGTGTCGACAGAGTCCGCCGTTCGCGTTACCTTGCCGAATACGGCTGCAGCGGGCCGTTCCTGCACGTAGACCTTGGCCGACATACTGCGGCGAATAGAACTTGCGTAGCCCTCCGGAACCGAAATTAGGATGCGCAGCACGTCGGTCTGTGCAATGGCAAACAGAACGCCGCCTTGAGAACCGCCCGTAGACGGCGTGGCCGACGTGTTCGGAGAGCCACTCGTTCCCCCGTTATTAGATGTCGAAGAGTTAAGCGTACCTCCTGAAGACTGCATCGAATCAGGACTGGGTGCTGTCGAAGCGGCGCCAGTCGTCGTAATCAA is drawn from Edaphobacter lichenicola and contains these coding sequences:
- a CDS encoding saccharopine dehydrogenase family protein, coding for MLRPNQSSVPQRVAIFGASGHTGRFAVAELLHRGITPIAVGRNLAALADAGFPRNEVILRQASVDDAPSLDRAFEGASAVINCAGPFLETADAVAAAALRCGIHYLDVSAEQSSTLETLENFDSAARTAGVAVVPSMSFYGGFADLLATAAMGDWEYADTIDVMIGLDSWHPTRGTRITGAKNTAERLAVADGKLVAVSSPRSEKDWLFEDPFGHQAMVEVPFSEIVLISRHLKVTELHTWLNRLALDDIHNAATPAPKAADYLGRSLQQFVVEVVSARDGDTRSIRARGRDIYAFSATLICEAAERLLDGRFTTAGALSPGEAFDSSELLSALTPNHITLQMASTAQPLDQF
- a CDS encoding winged helix-turn-helix domain-containing protein codes for the protein MQTHPGTVYRFGPFEVNAASGELLKNGRPIRLQEQPCRLLLVLLETPGQVVSREELRDRLWSGDTFVDFDGSLRVAVRKLREALDDNADDPRYIETIPKRGYRFLISEVRRVEATSEVAEPEAAKRSEGTRRDSVEGLKTGTKAARWWVAAVAAILMIGIGLAAGRRMFFPHTVHALTDKDTIVLADFANATGDPVFDGTLRQGLSVQLEQSPFLSIIPDEKIQQTLGQMGQSADAKLIQATAREVCQRTASAAVLEGLIGKIGTQYLITLKAVNCKSGETLASTEAQASDENHVLNALGKVSVEMRNKLGESLSTIRKFDIPLEEATTPSLQALKAYSSGMRILRTKEPDAATPFFKRAVELDPNFAVAYAYLGVQATDNLQPGLSVDYRTKAYELRDRSSEAEKYWITATYHKGVTGNIPKAIEACDLWIQDYPRSEMPHIYLSAAVLPVVGQYERAAEESTEGVRLRPDFALAYAFRIRAYTALNRFDEAKAIYAQALERKLHTSEIDAAMYFLAFVQNDTAAMAQHVIRAESLPKWEHKILSMEGDTAAYAGHLREAREFSRRAMDSAQRAGEKDAPAVYSGISGLREAWFGNTDEARRRATLAMQLSTGRDLQYFAALAFAYAREDARAKTLADDLDKSFPEDTIVQFNYLPTVRGRLALNKGDTPGAISNLAASAPYELGETRATDLEWTAMFPVFVRGEAYLAAHRGSEAAAEFQKILDHRGLVLNQPIGALAHLGLGRAYVLEGNLSKAKAAYENFLTLWKDADTDIPILQQAKAEYGKLK
- a CDS encoding DUF72 domain-containing protein — encoded protein: MAGKVHIGISGWRYAGWRGVFYPPKLPQRSELTFAANNFNSIEINGTHHSLQKPEYFAKWAAETPDDFVFAVKGSRFITHMKKLLDVEEALANFFAQGVLRLGKKLGPVLWQFPPQFVFDPVKLETFFKMLPRTMKQAAQLAGAHGPKLHGRAHTTVERGTTKQEIRHCVEIRHESFAVPEFIQLLRRHRICSVVADTVEWPLLMDVTTDFVYCRLHGSEQLYASGYGDAALDLWADRVAAWAGGDDAPSGRFACGERCRKIPARDIYVYFDNDMKVRAPFDAKNLRERVQRRLDLQTTL
- a CDS encoding TolC family protein, which translates into the protein MIFKIPLAWMLSATMLPALAQTPMLNPGQNVQDAPGHKVPPAAENPIVPANVPQTAPNRTSMDTRQIRPMGPQPATPDAPSPAIRRAADTKTRPDAEALHLPNLRVLNLIGSYRQATMAPLPTGTTGRVQTSLRDGRLYLSLHDAIALSIENNLDVEVSRYNLFIADTDVLRARGGGSLRGVDLNIEQSPAGVGETSVPLLITSTAQTGGSPLNVNVEDLSQVTQAGNTTQQNLSANGTYTYSPGPPLPLFDPTVIGQAGYIRRSDQTSLISDTGSTSGTDTSSTTGPLSFVSAALDYQEGFGPGTQIDVNVSNAAQVLYAGNSQYDPFHAPSTSFTITQPLLRGLGRGVNLRFIHVALLDQKITQLVFLQQLLEVVYGTSRLYYDLVSLGENVGVKEEALAAAQKLYDDDASQVELGTLAPIELTRARALLGSSRLDLVQARALYRQQETILRQQLLRHSGDPAASFTEIIPTDRITVPDDPPSLDVSSLIKDALSNRPDLAQAGLQLKADEASLKGSRNGVLPNLSIYANAQTRGSSLVPYQILGSPGTGEITVPGPLTEGGLRLSTIYQGGVQLNLPLRNRIAQADAARDAIQLREAESRRLKMENEIRAEIENAVIALETAQQAYKAAVESRNYQQQLLQADLDKLGVGATTNLNIVQDQSYLAQARATEVAARSDWMKARIVLDRSLGDILDKNNISLDDAIRARVP
- a CDS encoding efflux RND transporter periplasmic adaptor subunit: MSDDLEQRQYPEDERLRRIAEDPDRRMTRKEWEIEESAARQASHKKHQQVHQDRAQQQEYDSKHRSHHMQWGTIVKWVVIGVALLLIVFFLGWLPHHNHNKKAAENARQRQNEQPEVEVVQAMRSHTPGELTIPGTTSALTVAYVYARANGYLRQRFVDIGDHVKKGQLLATIDAPDLDAQVAQAREQLRQAESDEAQQQAQLALRKVTWDRWRILVARGVFSQQDGDQRETDYKAQLAIVASSHRNVESYRANLDRVISLQEYEKVRAPFNGVVTQRNTDVGALITTTGAASTAPSPDSMQSSGGTLNSSTSNNGGTSGSPNTSATPSTGGSQGGVLFAIAQTDVLRILISVPEGYASSIRRSMSAKVYVQERPAAAVFGKVTRTADSVDTNTRTMLVEVDVDNRDGSLYPGMYALVSFVEVTGISPIVIPGDAVVVRNDRTSVATVHDQKIQMKQVEIGRDYGPQVEILSGLKEGEWIVTSVTDFVQQGVSVRPKVDETAAQQQRGGGQQTNQVPNSGPDQYGDQSIVNSATESTTQKGSPQKQQSKQTPGGKEQKIQKGSGSSQ